A stretch of the Capra hircus breed San Clemente chromosome 10, ASM170441v1, whole genome shotgun sequence genome encodes the following:
- the CEBPE gene encoding CCAAT/enhancer-binding protein epsilon, translated as MSHGTYYECEPRAGQQPLEFSGARAGPGELGDMCEHEASIDLSAYIESGEEQLLSDLFAVKPAPEARGLKGPGTPAFPHYLPADPRPFTYPPHTFGPDRKALGPGIYSSPGSYDPRAVAVKEEPRGPEGSRGASRSGYNPLQYQVAHCGQTAMHLPPGLASPSQPLRVLKAPLAAAAPPCSPLLKAPSPAGPSHKGKKAVNKDSLEYRLRRERNNIAVRKSRDKAKRRILETQQKVLEYMAENERLRSRVEQLTQELDTLRNLFRQIPEAANLIKGVGGCS; from the exons ATGTCCCACGGGACCTACTACGAGTGCGAGCCCCGCGCTGGCCAGCAGCCACTGGAGTTCTCAGGGGCCCGCGCGGGGCCTGGGGAGCTGGGGGACATGTGTGAGCATGAGGCCTCCATCGACCTGTCTGCCTACATCGAGTCTGGGGAAGAACAGCTCCTCTCCGACCTCTTCGCCGTGAAGCCGGCCCCTGAGGCCCGAGGCCTTAAGGGCCCCGGGACCCCTGCCTTCCCCCACTACCTGCCGGCTGACCCACGGCCCTTCACCTATCCCCCACATACCTTCGGCCCCGACAGGAAGGCCTTGGGGCCTGGCATCTACAGCAGCCCAGGGAGCTACGACCCCAGGGCCGTGGCCGTGAAGGAGGAGCCTAGGGGGCCTGAGGGCAGCCGGGGGGCCAGCCGCAGCGGCTACAACCCTCTGCAGTACCAAGTGGCACACTGTGGACAGACAGCCATGCACCTGCCCCCAGGCCTGGCGTCACCCAGCCAGCCATTGCGCGTCCTTAAG GCCCCTTTGGCCGCTGCCGCGCCCCCCTGCAGCCCGCTCCTCAAGGCGCCCTCCCCAGCGGGCCCCTCACACAAGGGCAAGAAGGCGGTGAACAAAGACAGCCTGGAGTACCGGCTGCGGCGGGAGCGGAACAACATCGCGGTGCGCAAGAGCCGGGACAAGGCCAAGCGGCGCATCCTGGAGACGCAGCAGAAGGTGCTGGAGTACATGGCCGAGAACGAGCGCCTGCGCAGCCGCGTGGAACAGCTGACCCAGGAGCTGGACACGCTGCGCAACCTCTTCCGCCAGATCCCTGAGGCCGCCAACCTCATCAAGGGCGTGGGGGGCTGCAGCTGA